Genomic segment of Parabacteroides pacaensis:
CGAAAGATCCTTGTTTTGATAAAAATCCTCATTATGCCCGGCTTGCTTATACAAAGGAAATTACGGGTACAGGGTTAGATAATGAAGGTTTTAAAGGCATTGGAGTGAAAGCCGGCGAAAAATATAATTTTTCTCTTTACGGACGTACACAAGAAAAGTATCCTGTGAAAGTACGGATTAATCTTGTTAATCCGGATAATGATGTCTTTGAAACGAAAGAATTTGAAATATCCGGAAAAGATTGGAAAAAAGTGCAAGTAACTTTAGAACCCCGCGTAACAGTGGCAAAATCCCGTTTGCGTATTACAATGATTACACCGGGAGTAATAGATGTGGAACATGTTTCTTTATTTCCCGCCAAGACTTTTAATAACCGGCCGAATGGAATGCGGGAAGATTTGGCTCAGGCATTAAAGGAATTGAAACCTGGCGTATTTCGTTTCCCTGGCGGTTGCATTGTGGAAGGGACTACGATTGCTACTCGTTACCAATGGAAAAATACGGTAGGACCAGTGGAAAATCGTCCTATTAATATTAATCGCTGGAATTACACTTTTCCTTATAAGAAATTTCCTGACTATTATCAATCTTACGGATTAGGCTTCTTTGAATATTTTCAATTAAGTGAAGATATCGGGGCTGAGCCTCTTCCTGTGTTGAATTGCGGGCTTTCCTGTCAATTTGAAAATAAAGGAATGGATCAGCATATTCCTGTCAATAAACTGGAACCTTATGTGCAAGACGCATTGGATTTAGTAGAATTTGCCAATGGGGATCCTTCTACTAAATGGGGTAAACTACGTTCCGATATGGGGCATCCGGCTCCTTTTAATCTTAAAATGATTGCTATAGGAAATGAACAATGGGGGAGCCTGTATCCGGAACGTCTGGAAGTGTTTGTTAAAGCATTGCGTGAGAAGCATCCGGAAATAAAAATAGTAGGTAGTTCGGGACCTGGTTCTGAAGGTGCTGACTTTGATTATTTGTGGCCGGAAATGAAACGCTTGAAAGTGGATTTGGTCGACGAACATTTTTACCGTTCACCGGAGTGGTTTTTAAGCGGGGCTGCCCGGTATGACAGTTATGACCGGAACGGTCCTAAAGTGTTTGCCGGTGAATATGCCTGCCATACGAACAATAAAGAAAACAATTTTTATTCTGCTTTATGTGAAGCGGCTTTTATGACCGGGTTTGAACGGAATGCCGATGTAGTTCATTTGTGCACTTATGCCCCTTTATTTGCCCATGTGGATGCTTGGCAATGGCGGCCGGATTTGATTTGGTTTGATAATCTTTCTTGTGTAAGGACTCCTAATTATTATGTACAACAGCTTTACGGGCAGAATGCCGGAACGGACGTTATTCCTCTTACTTTAGAAGGTAAGCCACTTACTGGCCAACATGATTTATATGCTACGGCAGCTATAGACAAAAGGGATCATACGCTTATTATAAAGATTGCTAATACCAGTATTACTCACCGGAATGTAAGATTGAACTTGTCCGGCCTGACGGGAAAGATATATAAAGGAACGGTCACCTCGTTACATTCTCCCGATCTGGAGTCTAAAAATACGCTGGAAAATCCGAATCAAATAGTTCCCGTTACATCACCTATAGAAATTCAAGGTTCGGAATTAGGAGTTTCTATACGGCCTTTAAGCTTTGTAGTGTATAGAATTACTTTATGATAAAAAGAAATTTAAATAAGTATATGCCAATTTAGGATGGAGAGTTTACATTTTCATGAACGGTATCACTAATTTTATAAGAAAAAGGATGCCTTTTAAAGGGGTCCTTTTTTCTTAGGTAAATATAATAGAGGGAAGAAAATATCTATTTGTTTACTTTCTCTCCTTTAGTATTAATATAAAACCATTCGTCACTATCCCAATAACGATATTCGGAATTACAAGACGGAACTGATTTTTCTTCTCCGGACTTAGTAACTTTTGCAATGCCGTTTTCAAAAGGAAATCCAAAGGCAAATTGAGGCTTTATCACTATTTCTCCTTTATCATTTGCATACCCTATTTTTCCATCCTCGCCGATAATACGGAATAGTCCTTCCTTTATATAGTCCGGGCCAGTGTCAAACCAAAATACCTTAAAAAGCTTTTTATCATTTTTATCGATGGCAATGCACTCTCTTTCATTTGTTAATACAATAGCATAATTACGTAAGGTATCTGTGTAACAATAATTGTATTTGCCAATGGGGATAACTGTATCACCTTGTAACGTAATATAGCCGGCTGGTGCAGCTAAAATATCATAGCCACTTTGATTTTTGGAAGTACTTGTATATTTGATGAGAATGGTATCTTTATCAACTGTATGCGTTTTTCTTATGGTTGCTTGTTGGGGTGAACTCAATTTAGCCCGTGAAAACGCATAATTGAAAGATGGCTCCGTTAGGAAAATAAACAGTATGTATAAGTAAGTCGTTTTCATCTTTCCAAGGCATTAATTTAGTGTTATTGCTAATCAATACAAACATACATATAATAATTGTTATATGCAAATGGGATAGGAGTTAAACACAAGACTTATTTATCGATAACTCGTCTTTTTTGGCCTGTGCTGAATACCTTTTTCGACAGATGATAAATGCAAAATTATTTTTTTTCTGCCTGGTGGATGATTTCCCGAATTAAATAACAGGCAGGTCCTACCACTGTATTATGATTAAACCCGTGTAACTCATATAAGGTTACATTTTTGTTTCCTACCGCTTTTAATATGGCTGCTAAATGGGCGTTTTCCTCATATCGGCCCGTCATTTCCAGATTTTTATCTCCTGTAAAAAGGTAAATCGGAGGGAGCCCGGGATGAGCTCTGTTTATAGGAGCATATTGATCTATGACAGGAATATCAAATGGTAAGTTTCTTTCTTTCCGAATAGTAAAATGGGTGTTGGTTTGTCCGCTTACAGGCAATAACCCCGCTAATTGGTCTGCCTCTATTCCAAACTTTTGTAAATAAGTTTTATCTATCCCGACAATTAATGTAAGGTATCCTCCTGCGGAATGTCCGGATACATACACCTTGGACGGATCTCCCCCGTATTCATTTATATGCTTTATTGTCCAAGCTACAGCTTCGGCAGCATCTTCAATATAAGCGGGATTTTTAGCTTTAGGGCTTAAACGATAGTTGGGTGCTACTATTGCAAATCCTTGTTCTTTTAATTCCATAGGAATTTCTTTTTGTCCTCCTTCCAGTCCTCCGCCATGGAACCAGATAATAGTAGCAAATCCTTTTTTATTTTCCGGATAATATACATCTAATTGGCATCTTTCTTTCCTATACGCGTCAGTTTCTCCTTTTTGAACGTAAGATATGTCTTTTTTTATTGTATACTGCCCGAAAACGTTTGTACAGACCAGTAAACAAAGAATAAAAATGATATTTTTCATGACTTGATTGATTTTGTACAAAGGTATTCAAAATAAAATTATTCTCCAATTCCCATTCTTCTTTTATAAAGAAGTAGTATGTGTAATGATCGGACTATTACTCTATTATAATTTGTATAATTGATTTCTTCACTGACTAATGATTTCTTCACTGACTAAGTAGAAAATAGGATTTTTAGAAGAATATAAAACTTAAAAGAGTGAATTTTTTTGTATAAATAAAGCTTTTTATGTAACTTGGAAAAATGTTTTTTCTTCAGTATCATCAGGTTAGGAAAATTTATAATTTTGTAAATACCTGTATGGAACTTAAAGGTTTGTAATTTTATTTGGGAAAAGAAAATATATTACTTATCTTTGTACCGTATTCTATATATGTAATTAAGTGTACAAGGTGTATTTAAATTATAAACACTGCATAAATCTTAAGAAGATGATGAACAAAAATTTACTTTTGGGTGTATTGTTAGCCGGGATGGTAGCGGCCCCGTTAGTTATGTCTGCACAAAAAAACGATAAGGAAGCTTTAAAACAGGCCAAGAAAGAAACTTACCGGGAATATTCACGATGGAGCATAGGTGCTAATGTGGGAATGCCTTTTTTTAGAGGTGATTTTAATTCTTTTTCTCATGATAAAACGTATGTAGGTGTAATGGGAGGATTGCAAATCGGTTATCAGATGACTCCTACATTGGGTTTAAGTTTGACGGGCGATTTCGGCAAGAATAAAGGCGGTGCAAAAGGAAATGAGTTGGATTATATATTAAAACCGGATGGAGATTCTTATTATGGTCCTAATCCTCCTGAAGGTTCACTCCCTTATAACTCCCTTTACGATGAAGTTAAATTTATGACTTTTGGGTTGCATTTGGATATTAACGTAAATAATTTTTTCCGTAGTAACGATAGCGGTACTCGCCGTTGGACTGTATTGTTAAGTCCGGCTATTTATCTGCAAAAATTCGATCCTACAGTATACCAAAGGGCGGATGATAAAAGATTTACTACAACCGATTTGGACAATAAGGTTAATTTAGGTCTTGGCGGTGATTTGGCTTTACGTTTCCGTGCAAGCAAACATATTGATTTACAATTAAAGACAGGAATTGCTTGGGTTGATAATAATAAATTCGATGGAATTACGACGTGTTGTACTAAAAAATACAATTGGTTGGCAAATGCTTCTATTGGCATAGTATGGAAAATTGGAAACAAGAACAAGAAAGATAATTTAATGTATGCTCCTACAAAAATAGTTCCTGTACCTCCAGTGGTTGAAAAGAAAGAAGAACCGGCTCCAGCCCCTGCACCGGCTCCGGCACCAGTTAAAGAAGAACCTAAACAGGAAGTTGCTGTAGTTGTTTCCGACCAATTACCTCAATTGCCGGCTATTTATTTCAAACGGAATGAATCTAAGATTAACGTTACTAAATATCAGAAAGAGCTGAATACCATTGTAAATGCTTTAAAAGAAGCTCCGGATGCTAATGTTAATATTTTAGGTTATGCAGATCATACGGGAGGTACGGCTGTTAATGAAAGAATTACGGCTGCTCGTGCAAATGCTTTAAAAGATTATTTAATCTCTCAAGGTATTTCTGCAAGTCGTTTGACGGCAAAAGGTATGGGAAAAGACACGTCTTTAAGCGGACAAGCTGCTTATAGCGAAAAAGCAAGAAGAGTAGTAGTTGAAAAGAAATAATAGTAATTTTATACCTAAGAAAAGAGGTTGTTTTCCTTAGCGGAAGACAACCTCTTTTTTTATGACAAAAACAATTTTAATACTTCTGTTTTTCTTTAATTTATGGGTACCTTTGTTCATCCATTATTAATTAACGACAAAACAAATGTTTTATGGAGATAAAAGATGCTAAGTTTGTAATAAGCAATGTTGAAGTAGCAAAATGTCCCCAAGATGGGAAACCCGAATATGCTTTCATCGGACGTTCTAATGTCGGTAAGTCTTCCTTGATTAATATGTTAACGGGGAAGAAGGGGCTGGCCATGACTTCGTCTACTCCCGGAAAGACCCAGCTTATTAATCATTTTATTATAAATGACGAATGGTATTTGGTTGATTTGCCAGGGTATGGATATGCCCAGCGGGGTAAAGCCGGCAGGGAGAATATCCGACGGATTATAGAGAACTATATTTTAAATAGAGAACAGTTAACAAATTTATTTGTGTTATTGGATTGCAGACATGAGCCTCAGAAAATTGATTTGGAATTTATGGAGTGGCTAGGTGAAAGCGGTATTCCTTTTTCTATTATTTTTACCAAGATAGATAAGGTAAGCCGGGGACGCCTGAAAGAAAATTTCGAAAAATATAAAGCTAAATTAGAAGAATCCTGGGAAGAGTTACCTCCTATATTCTTTTCCTCTTCAGAAAAAAAACAAGGAAAAGAAGAAATATTAGAATACATTGAAAGCATTAATAAGGGTTTATCTGCTTAAGAACCGACCGGAAGTAAGAATAGCAAATGAATTTTATTTTTTGAGAATAGGATAGAATTATATTGGAATAAGTGTCTGATTATAGAGAAGATAGATTAGAACTATTGATGCGAAGACTGGAAGATAATAATCGTATCCCTGTTACAGTAAACCTGCCGGGAGAAGTCGTGATTCGTGAATCCAGTCAATTTCTCTGAAATACTGAAAAGTCCTTCGCTATATTTTGGAAATGCAGCGATAATTGTTAATTGTTACACCCTAATATTTAAAAATATGAACTATAAGTCAGTCTTGTCTTATCTATTATTTTTTACCATTGCAAGCAGCTTTTTATTGAGTGGTTGTACGGAAAAACAAGAAAAAACTGTCCAACTTGAGTTATGTTCTGTCCCTTGGCATTTTCCGGAAGGCAACGCATTAAGTAAACTTTCTTCACAAAAGACGAAAGCAACGTTTGATGTCCCAAACGACA
This window contains:
- the yihA gene encoding ribosome biogenesis GTP-binding protein YihA/YsxC codes for the protein MEIKDAKFVISNVEVAKCPQDGKPEYAFIGRSNVGKSSLINMLTGKKGLAMTSSTPGKTQLINHFIINDEWYLVDLPGYGYAQRGKAGRENIRRIIENYILNREQLTNLFVLLDCRHEPQKIDLEFMEWLGESGIPFSIIFTKIDKVSRGRLKENFEKYKAKLEESWEELPPIFFSSSEKKQGKEEILEYIESINKGLSA
- a CDS encoding WG repeat-containing protein; this translates as MKTTYLYILFIFLTEPSFNYAFSRAKLSSPQQATIRKTHTVDKDTILIKYTSTSKNQSGYDILAAPAGYITLQGDTVIPIGKYNYCYTDTLRNYAIVLTNERECIAIDKNDKKLFKVFWFDTGPDYIKEGLFRIIGEDGKIGYANDKGEIVIKPQFAFGFPFENGIAKVTKSGEEKSVPSCNSEYRYWDSDEWFYINTKGEKVNK
- a CDS encoding alpha-L-arabinofuranosidase C-terminal domain-containing protein — translated: MKMKLKRNLCLVALSVGLTSIVTQAQDPVYKLEVGVNKPGAPIQSTMYGIFFEDINFGADGGLYAELIKNRSFEFENPLGGWVPFGKVSIETKDPCFDKNPHYARLAYTKEITGTGLDNEGFKGIGVKAGEKYNFSLYGRTQEKYPVKVRINLVNPDNDVFETKEFEISGKDWKKVQVTLEPRVTVAKSRLRITMITPGVIDVEHVSLFPAKTFNNRPNGMREDLAQALKELKPGVFRFPGGCIVEGTTIATRYQWKNTVGPVENRPININRWNYTFPYKKFPDYYQSYGLGFFEYFQLSEDIGAEPLPVLNCGLSCQFENKGMDQHIPVNKLEPYVQDALDLVEFANGDPSTKWGKLRSDMGHPAPFNLKMIAIGNEQWGSLYPERLEVFVKALREKHPEIKIVGSSGPGSEGADFDYLWPEMKRLKVDLVDEHFYRSPEWFLSGAARYDSYDRNGPKVFAGEYACHTNNKENNFYSALCEAAFMTGFERNADVVHLCTYAPLFAHVDAWQWRPDLIWFDNLSCVRTPNYYVQQLYGQNAGTDVIPLTLEGKPLTGQHDLYATAAIDKRDHTLIIKIANTSITHRNVRLNLSGLTGKIYKGTVTSLHSPDLESKNTLENPNQIVPVTSPIEIQGSELGVSIRPLSFVVYRITL
- a CDS encoding OmpA family protein — protein: MMNKNLLLGVLLAGMVAAPLVMSAQKNDKEALKQAKKETYREYSRWSIGANVGMPFFRGDFNSFSHDKTYVGVMGGLQIGYQMTPTLGLSLTGDFGKNKGGAKGNELDYILKPDGDSYYGPNPPEGSLPYNSLYDEVKFMTFGLHLDINVNNFFRSNDSGTRRWTVLLSPAIYLQKFDPTVYQRADDKRFTTTDLDNKVNLGLGGDLALRFRASKHIDLQLKTGIAWVDNNKFDGITTCCTKKYNWLANASIGIVWKIGNKNKKDNLMYAPTKIVPVPPVVEKKEEPAPAPAPAPAPVKEEPKQEVAVVVSDQLPQLPAIYFKRNESKINVTKYQKELNTIVNALKEAPDANVNILGYADHTGGTAVNERITAARANALKDYLISQGISASRLTAKGMGKDTSLSGQAAYSEKARRVVVEKK
- a CDS encoding alpha/beta hydrolase; the protein is MKNIIFILCLLVCTNVFGQYTIKKDISYVQKGETDAYRKERCQLDVYYPENKKGFATIIWFHGGGLEGGQKEIPMELKEQGFAIVAPNYRLSPKAKNPAYIEDAAEAVAWTIKHINEYGGDPSKVYVSGHSAGGYLTLIVGIDKTYLQKFGIEADQLAGLLPVSGQTNTHFTIRKERNLPFDIPVIDQYAPINRAHPGLPPIYLFTGDKNLEMTGRYEENAHLAAILKAVGNKNVTLYELHGFNHNTVVGPACYLIREIIHQAEKK